One genomic segment of Ricinus communis isolate WT05 ecotype wild-type chromosome 5, ASM1957865v1, whole genome shotgun sequence includes these proteins:
- the LOC8262534 gene encoding glucan endo-1,3-beta-glucosidase 3: MAALFLLFLVMASATSADEDSFIGVNVGTALSDMPSPTQVVALLKAQNIRHVRLYDADRAMLLALANTGIRVTVSVPNEQLLGIGQSNATAANWVARNVIAHVPATNITAIAVGSEVLTTLPNAAPVLVSALKFIHSALVASNLDGQIKVSTPHSSSIILDSFPPSQAFFNRTWDPVMVPLLKFLQSTGSYFMINVYPYYDYMQSNGVIPLDYALFRPLPPNKEAVDANTLLHYTNVFDALVDAAYFAMSYLNFTNVPIVVTESGWPSKGDSAEPDATIENANTYNSNLIRHVLNNTGTPKHPGIAVSTYIYELYNEDLRPGPASEKNWGLFYANGVPVYILHLTGAGTVLANDTTNQTFCVAKEGADPKMLQAALDWACGPGKVDCSAMLQGQPCYEPDNVVAHSTYAFNAYFQRMAKSPGTCDFKGVATITTTDPSHGSCIFPGSAGRNGTLTNTTSLAPSSNSTSSDSHQQHLYSANSFITYVITCALLMSAVFL; encoded by the exons ATGGCTGCGTTGTTCTTGCTTTTCTTAGTGATGGCATCTGCAACTTCTGCCGATGAAG ATTCTTTCATTGGTGTTAATGTTGGTACTGCCCTCTCGGATATGCCAAGCCCAACTCAAGTGGTGGCCCTTCTTAAGGCTCAGAATATACGGCATGTCAGGCTCTATGATGCAGACCGAGCCATGCTTCTTGCACTTGCCAATACAGGCATCCGGGTAACAGTTTCTGTTCCCAATGAGCAGCTCCTTGGGATTGGTCAATCAAATGCCACAGCAGCAAACTGGGTTGCTCGCAATGTAATAGCCCATGTTCCTGCCACCAACATCACAGCTATAGCAGTTGGATCTGAAGTTCTGACTACCCTCCCAAATGCTGCCCCAGTCCTAGTCTCTGCCTTAAAGTTTATCCATTCTGCCCTTGTTGCATCTAATCTTGATGGCCAAATTAAAGTTTCTACTCCACACTCTTCTTCCATTATCCTTGATTCTTTTCCCCCTTCCCAAGCTTTCTTTAATCGCACATGGGACCCAGTAATGGTTCCCTTGCTCAAGTTTTTGCAGTCAACGGGGtcatattttatgataaatgTATATCCATATTATGATTACATGCAATCAAATGGTGTTATCCCTTTAGACTATGCACTTTTTCGGCCCCTCCCTCCTAACAAGGAAGCTGTGGATGCTAATACACTTCTTCATTACACTAATGTCTTTGATGCTTTAGTCGATGCAGCATATTTTGCCATGTCCTATCTAAACTTCACCAATGTCCCCATTGTTGTGACGGAATCTGGCTGGCCATCGAAGGGTGATTCTGCTGAGCCAGATGCAACAATTGAAAATGCAAACACTTACAACAGCAACTTAATTAGGCATGTTCTTAATAACACTGGCACTCCCAAGCATCCAGGGATTGCAGTTAGtacttatatttatgagcTTTACAATGAGGATTTGAGACCTGGACCAGCTTCTGAGAAGAACTGGGGACTTTTTTATGCCAATGGAGTGCCAGTTTATATCTTGCACTTGACAGGTGCTGGTACTGTGTTGGCAAATGACACTACAAACCAGACATTTTGTGTTGCGAAGGAAGGTGCTGACCCAAAGATGTTACAGGCTGCACTGGATTGGGCTTGTGGACCTGGAAAAGTAGATTGCTCAGCTATGTTGCAGGGTCAACCATGTTATGAGCCAGACAATGTGGTAGCACATTCAACATATGCTTTCAATGCTTATTTTCAGCGGATGGCCAAGTCTCCAGGGACCTGCGATTTCAAAGGAGTGGCTACCATAACGACCACTGACCCAA GTCATGGTTCTTGTATATTTCCTGGAAG TGCTGGAAGAAATGGCACCCTGACAAATACAACATCGCTGGCCCCATCTTCCAATTCAACAAGTTCTGACAGCCATCAGCAACATCTCTATAGcgctaattctttcataacctATGTGATTACATGTGCTTTGTTAATGAGTGCAGTTTTCTTATAA